The sequence AACACCAGGTGGCTCGCCCTGCGTAGCAGCGCCGTCGGCGCGTGTGTCGAGCGGAAGATGTACGGCGAAGCGAACTGCGCGGTGGGGTGGATCGGCGGGACATAAACGGCGAGCATGCGTTGCCCGCTTGCCTCGACGAGGCTCGTGGCGCGAGCGACGGCGAGCACCGAGGCGATCACCATTTCCGCGTCACGACTGGCCTCCACCAGCGCGTCGCCGATCTCACGGCTCGCCTCGGTCTCGCGTCGGCTCAGCTCCTTGATGAACTTGGTGGTCTTCCCGGCGGAGAGCACCGCGCGGCCTTGCTCCGAGCTCATGAACTCCTGGGAGTCGACGGGGACGGCGACGGTGTCCAGGCCGATGCTTCTCGTCATGTCCACGAGGTTTTCGCACACCGCGATTCGCACCGCGTGTCCGCGCCGGGCGAGGGCATGACCGAGCACCGCGTAGGGCTGGACG is a genomic window of Mycobacteriales bacterium containing:
- a CDS encoding glycosyltransferase, producing MKIAILTYGTRGDVQPYAVLGHALARRGHAVRIAVCENLVDMTRSIGLDTVAVPVDSQEFMSSEQGRAVLSAGKTTKFIKELSRRETEASREIGDALVEASRDAEMVIASVLAVARATSLVEASGQRMLAVYVPPIHPTAQFASPYIFRSTHAPTALLRRASHLVFETVFWWGSRRNVRAFRRQLGLPARVANPLRALRRAQVPVSHLITRALLPEPPDWPEHVRNVGEIAVPRELREAWGEATVPPDLERWLAAGDAPVYFGFGSMPVLDAVAARAMIETVAQRLGVRALIGAGWSDVA